A region from the Bacillota bacterium genome encodes:
- a CDS encoding type II toxin-antitoxin system HicB family antitoxin: MSKSLDYYLSLPYKVVLYPAEEGGFVAEIPELPGCVSQGETVEEAWRMVHDAKRAWLETALEEGIPVPEPASDRYSGRLVLRMPKSLHRRIAELAKQENVSLNQYIVYQLARVTGLNS; the protein is encoded by the coding sequence ATGAGTAAATCTCTTGATTATTACCTCAGCCTCCCTTATAAAGTTGTTCTGTATCCCGCAGAGGAAGGAGGCTTTGTAGCCGAAATTCCCGAATTGCCCGGCTGCGTTTCCCAAGGCGAAACTGTCGAGGAAGCCTGGAGGATGGTCCATGACGCGAAGCGCGCCTGGCTTGAAACGGCACTGGAAGAAGGTATCCCCGTTCCGGAACCAGCGTCGGACAGGTACTCGGGGCGCTTAGTGTTGCGCATGCCGAAGTCGTTGCACCGCCGCATCGCGGAACTGGCAAAACAAGAGAATGTCAGCCTGAACCAGTACATCGTCTATCAGCTGGCGCGGGTAACAGGCTTGAATTCTTAA